In Paraflavitalea devenefica, the following are encoded in one genomic region:
- a CDS encoding HU family DNA-binding protein, whose translation MRKADLVNQISEKTGIPKVDVLVTLETMFKEVKDTLSQGENIYIRGFGSFITKKRAAKIGRNIKKNIAVHIPEHYIPAFKPAKEFVAEVKKLQSVKEDQPNPDDEM comes from the coding sequence AGAAAGGCAGACCTCGTTAACCAAATATCTGAAAAAACAGGTATTCCCAAGGTTGATGTTTTGGTTACGCTCGAGACCATGTTCAAGGAAGTGAAAGATACCTTATCCCAAGGAGAAAACATCTACATTCGTGGATTTGGCAGCTTTATTACGAAAAAGCGGGCTGCTAAAATCGGCCGCAACATTAAGAAAAACATTGCGGTACACATCCCTGAACATTACATTCCTGCATTCAAACCTGCTAAAGAATTTGTAGCAGAAGTTAAAAAATTGCAGTCCGTCAAAGAAGATCAACCAAACCCCGATGATGAAATGTAA